The genomic window TTTTGTCAGGTCATCGAAATCAAACGAAAAATGTCCTGTAAGGTCATCTATATACAACGAAAACATGTCTTGTCAGGTCATCTATATAAACAGAAAACATGTCTTATCAGGTCATCtatatgaaacaaaaacatgtCTTGTCAGGTCATTTTTACGAAACGAATACATGTCTTATCAGGTCATTTATATGAAACGAAAATATGTCTTGTCAGGTCATCTATATACAACGAAAACATGTTTTGTCAGGTCATCTATATGAAACGAAAACATGTCTTGTCAGGTCATTTATATGAAACGAAAAAATGTCTTGTCAAGTCATCTATATGAAACGAAAACATATCTTGTCAGGTCATTTATATGAAACGAAGACATGTCCTGTCAGGTCATCTATATAAACAGAAAACATGCCTTGTCTGGTCATCTTTACGAAACGAATACATGTCTTGTCAGGTCATTTATATGAAACGAAAAAAATGTCTTGTCAGGTCATCTATATACAACGAAAACATGTCTTGTCAGGTCATCTAAATGATACGAAAACATGTCTTGTCAGGTCATCTATATGAAACGAAAAATATCTTGTCAGGTAATTTATATGAAACGAAAACAGGTTTTGTCAGGTAGTCGAAATCAAACGAAAAATGTCCTGTCAGGTCATTTATATACAACGAAAACATGTCTTGTCAGGTCATTTATATGAAACGAAAAAATGTCGTCAGgttatctatatgaaaaaaaaacatgtcttgtCAGGTCATCTATATAAACAGAAAACGTGTCTTATCAGGTCATCtatatgaaacaaaaacatgtCTTGTCAGGTCATCTTTACGAAACGAATACATGTCTTGTCAGGTCATTTATATGAAACGAAAAAATGTCTTGTCAGGTCATCTATATGAAACAAAACTATGTCTTGTCAGGTCATCTATATACAACGAAAACATGTCTTGTCAGGTCATCTATATGACACGAAAACATGTCTTGTCAGGTCATTTATATGAAACGAAGACATGTCCTGTCAGGTCATCTATATAAAGAGAAAACATGCCTTTTCAGGTCATCTTTACGAAACGAATACATGTCTTGTCGGGTCATTTATATGAAACGAAAAAAATGTCTTGTCAGGTCATCTATATACAACGAAGACATGTCTTGTCAGGTCATCTAAATGATACGAAAACATGTCTTGTCAGGTCATCTATATGAAACGAAAAATATCTTGTCAGGTCATTTATATACAACGAAAACAGGTTTTGTCAGGTCATCGAAATCAAACGAAAAATGTCCTGTAAGGTCATCTATATACAACGAAAACATTGTCTTGTCAGGTCATCTATATAAACAGAAAACATGTCTTATCAGGTCATCtatatgaaacaaaaacatgtCTTGTCAGGTCATCTTTACGAAACGAAAATATGTCTTGTCATGTCATCTATATACAACGAAAACATGTCTTGTCAGGTCATCTATATGAAACGAAAACATGTCTTGTCAGTTAATTTTTATGATACGAAAACATGTCTTGTCAGGTCATCTATATGATATGAAAACATGTCTTTGTCTTGTCAGGTCATCTCAATCAAACGAAAACATGTCTTGTCAGGTCATCTATATGAAACGAAAAATatcttgtcagtttatttatatGAAACGAAAAATGTCCTGTCAGGTCATCTATAAACAACGAAAACATGTCTTGTCAGGTCATCtatatgaaacaaaaacatgtCTTGTCAGGTCATCTTTACGAAACGAATACATGTCTTGTCAGGTCATTTATATGAAACGAAAAAATTCGTCGTCAGGTTATCtatatgaaacaaaaacatgtCTTGTCAGGTCATCTATATGATATGAAAACATGTCTTTGTCTTGTCAGGTCATCTCAATCAAACGAAATCATGTTTTGGCAGGTCATCTACATGATACGAAAACAAGTCTTGTCAGGGAAAACATGTCCCGTCAAGTCATCTCTAAGAAAAGAAAACATGTCCTGTCAGGTCATCTATATATAATGAAAACATGTCTTGTCAGGTCATCTCTACGAAACGAAAACATGACTTGTCAGGTCATCTATATGATACCATAACAGGTCGTGTCAGGTCATATTTATGAAGCAAAATCATATCTTATCAGTTCATCTATATGAAACCAAAACATGTCTTGTCAGGTCATCTCTATGAAGCGAACACATGTTGTGTCAGGTAACCTATATGAAACGAAAACATGTCGTGTCAGGTCAtttatatgaaacaaaaacatgtCTTGTCAGGTCATCTATATGAAACAAAACTATGTCTTGTCAGGTCATCTTTACGAAACGAAGACAGGTCTTGTCAGGTCATTTATATGAAACGAAAACATGTCTTGTCAGGTCATCTATATGAAACGAAAACATGTCTTGTGAGGTCATCTATATGAAACGATAACTTGTCGTGTCAGGTCACCTATATGATACGGAAACGTGTCTTGTCAAGGCATCTATTAAAATAATTTGCAGATTAACATCCTAGTATGGTTTCTGTGACAATTTCGTGTCGAACTCTCGATTATTTCTAATTATTCAACCTAATGAGTTTTTATTCTGTGTCTGCGCGTAAGAAACACATATCCACCTCTAAAACTGGAATTTTTCCTCTATAAGTCATCATTTTCGTGCaggtttacatattttttcaacaATCACGAGGACTGATCAAGACCAAATCACCTGCACTGATATGGACCAAATCAGCAGCATTTAAACGGACAAAATCACCAGCATTGATACGGACCGAATCATCAGTATTGACATGGAAGAAATCACCAGCATTGATACCGACGAAATCACCAGCATTGATACGAACCAATCACCAGCACTGATACGGACGAAATCACCAGCATTAATACGGACCAAAATCACCAGCATTGATacggaccaaatcaccagcattGATgcggaccaaatcaccagcattGATACGAACCAAATCACCAGCATTGATACGGACAAACACAAATCAATACCAAATCAACAGCATTGATACGGACCAAATCAACAGCATTGATCAGGATCAAATCACCAGCATTTATacggaccaaatcaccagcactgATACGAACCAAATCACCAGCATTGGTACGGACCAAATCACTAGCATTGATACGGACCAAATCAACAGCATTGATACAGACCAAATCACCAGCATTTATACGGACCAGCACAAATCAATACCAAATCAACAACATTGATACGGAAAAAATCACCAGCATTGAAACGGAACAAATCACCAGCATTGATACAGACCAAATCAACAACATTAATGCGGACCAAATCACAAGCATTGATACGAACCAATCACCAGCACTGATacggaccaaatcaccagcattTATgcggaccaaatcaccagcactaATACGAACCAAATCATCAGCATTTATACAGACCAAATCACCAGCATTGGTACGGACCAAACCACCAGCGTTGATAAGGACCAAATCAACAGCATTGATACAGACCAAATCAACAACATTGATGCGGACCAAATCACAAGCACTGATacggaccaaatcaccagcactgATACAACCAAATCACCAGCATTGATCAGGATAAAATCACCAGCATTGATACGGACCAAATCACCATCACTGATacggaccaaatcaccagcagtGATACAGATCAAATCACCAGCATTGAAACGGACCACATCACCAGCATTGATACGAACCAAATCACCAGCATTACTCAGGATCAGGATCAAATCATCAGCACTGGTACTGACCAAATCACCAGCATTAATCATTAATCACAAGCACAGATCAAGACCAAACCACCAGCACTGATACGGACCAAATCATCAACAATGATCATCACCAGCATAgatcaggaccaaatcaccactGAAAGTTAAGAAAGTGTGAAGCAGACGGGGAAGCAGACGACAACACAAAACGACATGTGTCGAAATCAGTATATCTTGTTATTTCTTGTTTTATGCCTATCCATATTTTTTGTATTGATGTCAGAAAAGCACTTCTGTTAAACCTTGGTGTAGATATTTGATATAGAGCGACCTCGGTAtatcacatttaaaattcagaTTCAGAAAACAGGAAGAAAATAAAAAGTTggtttttttggttaaaaaataaaaaaatactagatATTAAAGTATCTATTACAATTCAAATACTCGATGGGTAACATTTATGTGTAAATGCAAATTCAGGTCTTTTATATTCAATGATTTGTTTCTTCATATAGGCGTATCCTCCGATTCTTCTTTTCGTATACTTTTATTTTCTAATGGGATAGTTTTTGTCAGCAAACTTTCCTCctctattttttctttttctgttttttctgCTTCAATACTCCAGTCCGTCTTTTTCCGTGCCAGGAAGAATTGTACAACCTTTAATCCAAACACACCAACATTTAATGCAGCACTTGTTCCATAAATGAACATTCGAAATTTATAGTTATCGTACAATGCGCATGCTCCTTTATTATTGCACTCTGAGCTCCATAATAAACAAGCTTGGTCTATAATTTTTCCATATAAAACAGGGCCAGGAAACCAACCTGCAATCAATAAATGATTTAAACATGCTAGCAAAGCGAATCAACTTACGTTGAAATTTTACTCACAATAAGAGAAAGTTAATAAAGTTATCTTACCAAtgttgtaattagatctttgaatatagtttacattggcactaatatcgattttgtcatcagcaaattaaaacataactaaatttgtattcttttcaaacgAGATGTATAAAGACACACCCACGTTCATTTTTATCTATTAAGAGGTTAACTCCTAAACTATCCTATTGCCTgtccatacatttatttttggcattgcacaagtcatgttttctttgactgtccatgacgttaaaatactaaatccctgggatgagTTTTAGTTgatttagtctctgatgcatgatttttttattatttattgtttttggcttttaactagttGTCagaaactgcgagtactctcaaatcgtactttcttgttaatttgacctgttgatactttttgtaatgcttttttgttattcaatgtTAACTTATTCAGGGTTATATCTGGTCTaaataccagctttgataagtgtttggtattactataaattttcacttctttgAACTATGAACatccaaattatttattttggaaaaatatttcttttctccttttaaACTGTATacctaacaacaaaattattttcatttacctgtgtgtAATATTATTGTAAATGGCCGATTATTGTTTAAGGCTATTGTtgattttctgaaattgtttaacatttcacagcggtataatactgttactttaattattcatcccttatttttttgattttgtatttacattgtatcatagatcaaatttattcgttcagtgtatgttcacttgtgtaaatatgtcttttgattgagttaagccatttcaattgatattttatagtgtgtctttctatgatgTGATGTTAGACtattgtttgcatctgtcctaagtcaggaatttgatgttcagtagttgtcgttgttgatgcggttcataagtgtttctcgtttttcgttttttatatagattagaccgttggttttcccgtttgaatggttttacactagtaatttttggggccctttatagcttactgtgcgGTGTTTGAAGACCGCACTTTGACCTATActcgttaacttttataaattgtgacatggatggagagttgtctcagtggcactcataccacatcttcttatatctaaagtTAATAAAAATCGTCACaaacaaaaagaagtaaaaatgTCTATtcttttttagattttaacgTCGGCTAATAAACCATCAACTACATCAGCTTATAATTTTCtcgggtgggggggggggggggggttacttcaatacttaattgataggggGTGTGGCTGGGGTTctgttaccccacccttttcatataatttagattttaacaatatataccatttcatatattgcgtaggagaaaatgtaaccttttcccatattgtttgGGTTTTCTGTGGTGTGTAATGTAAGAGTGGAATACCAAAGtgtcaaaagagaaaaaaatggttgataaaGACACAGCGGGAACACCAAGAAAAATGACAAACGAAGAAGTTATGGGAACTTTATTGACCTTATCAtaaatttctgatagttttcccgaactattcacatattttcaagcttgAAAAAGTGGCCCATTCAAGCGgcacgtcctatcaccttgtttataggacacccccccccccccccccccctcgccTTTGAGATAATTTTATAACAGACACGCATTTTATCTACAGAAGACTCGCCATTcgcgctcaaataaaaaaaaatgaaaggtcaAAACGTTATCTTATATTGCAATACTGATTATTGATTATTGCAATACTGATTATTGATTATCAGCAATACCTTGAAGACTGTGGTATTTTTATAAATGCCAAAGGCCAATGTCTCAGCCAAATGAGATGGGATGTAGTATTTGATTGATATTAAGTAGTCTGTACGGCTTTAGTATATGAACTAAATAGACAGAACGGTAACCAGTTCAATATGATCAAATATTGGCAAGGAAATAAATGCTAAAATCTAAGAAtgcaaaattcatttttgaaaataatttttttttaaatgatgtttgCAAAGTAGGTGTATAATTTAAGTTACTATGGTTACCAAGTGAGGAAAGAATGACAAGTCTTACCCAACAATGTAAAGACGAAAGATGTAAATCCAACGGCAACACCTTTATCTGATGCTGACACTGATCTACAAcagttaaaataaagtaaaccAGATCACAAATGTGCTACTTTATCTCAGAAAgtaatcaatatatatttaatgaTGAAAGAGGCATTTATTGACTTTCATTTGAATTCGGCTATCATGAGATAAAAAATTTGATTTCTGACACTGCCTTTCATTTAGAagtaaataattcattaaaatcgTTTTTATCAATTGACCCCTggtgtttttcttaaaatattcagTAATTCTATTTTCGCGTTTCAATTCTTACCGCGAAAATAACGAAAATTAAACTGACACGAAAATGTTCCGGTTTACTCTGTTTATTTCTAAAAGTGATGAATATGTCTCAATAATGAAACAtgcatttattagattttagatTGGCCATTACATATTTAATTGATAATACAGCATCTCCTTGTTTTGATATAAAAAGAGAAAGATAAATGTTCGATGTTCGATTACGCATTTCTGAATTAATCTTCATCAGAAACTCATATCAGCCAAAAGAAAATTGGAGAAACCAACGTTTGATTAAATACATGgaatatatgacaaaaaggaGATTGCCCATAAAAGGTTATCAGATGTAAACTTTTTTCTCAAGCGCCTGTAACCTTCAGTGTTTGTACGATTTTTGAAACAACATtgcttgtttgttttatttcataaaatcatCCAGTAAACTTTAAGGATAACTTAATGATTTAGTTAACCTATTCGTATTTTCATATTACTTTGACATAACAAGATTAGAATGTTTAGCACTATGTATGCATCAACTGTAAGAATtttttagaaatgtaaaaaaGTGTTACCTGATAAGTAATATAAATCCTGGTATGCTACTGCAAGACAGAACCAGTCTAAACAGCAAAGATACAACAGTATATGGAATGAGAAACTGGCAATCAGGAGAACACAGTCcaggttttactgtaagatcgttGGAAGATACCATGTTACCATGAGACGAAAGACATGAACAGCTGCCATATGACTTCATTAGgaataataatgtaaaaaaacgtttcacacatttgtttttttttttttatttgttgatattaAATGCAATGTGACATAAATAGTGGTGTGTGTGTCCACAATTTTGAATCATCAGGTGTTGCTTCTTTCGTGCGCTCTCCATTTTtcggtattgtttttttttttttttcgtcatgATACTTTTATTCGTCCAGCATCATAGTATTACAGTAGATGTTATAGGAACAACACCAAATTACCATTTtactacttatatacatgtacatgtataataagaagatgcggtataattgccaatgaggcaactctccaccagagaccaattgactaAGAAGTTAACAACTGTAGGTTTACATATGATCTTTATCAATGAGAAAAAACAGTACCGCAAAGTAAGATATattgggagggttgagatctcaaaaatcatgtttaaccccgcttgactccgcctcatttttgcgcctttcactagtcaggaacctctggcctttgttagtcttgtatgatttttagttttagttgCTTGTGTTTCTTTTTCaaggctgcacgtgaaataaaaattgcaaaacacGTTGTACGACAGTAACCCTTTCCCACTCTCTTTAGCCATTGCCAAACAAacgacatctccttattttaGTATAAAGTTATAACTGGTATGGCGTACTTTTGGTTTTCGCCGCAATAACATATAGCATCATTCGATAACTGATAgacatatattttaatgaatatcTGCTGCACGTTTGGTAACCTGCATCATTTAAAACAAGCCAACGTTATATATATGAGGCTCTGGGTATGGTTTACAGAACAGAGGATAATTGGGGAATACAGTACAAAGGCCcttaaaaaagaagagaaaataatGGGGTTCTAATATATAAGAATAGAGAAGATGTGGGAAAGAAAGAtatagaacaagaatgtgtcctcagtacacgaatgccccactcgcactatcatttccatgttcagtggaccgtgaaattggggtaaaaattctaatttggcattaaaattagaaagatcatatcaaagggaacatgtgtactaagtttgaagtcgattggacttcaacttcatcaaaaactaccttgaccaaaaactttaacctggaacgggacagacggacgaacggacagacagacagacggacggacgaacggacgaacggacggacgaacggacggacgaacggacgaacggacggacgaacggacgaacggacggacgaacggacgaacggacgcacagaccagaaaacataatgcccctctactatcataggtggggcataaaaatggcaaaaacaacaaaaatgaagAACTATCCAAGTTCGTATATATATTACCTGTTGAAAATTTTCTGTACATCCAGCATGGCATGGTGAAAAGTAGTTGGTGTTAAGTGTCTCTGCACACACTGGGTGGTAATTATTACCACAACGGCATTGGTCCATGCAGAGCGAGGAATTAGTGTTCAGATGACTGTTAACAAATTAAAAGACGTTTCTTTAACGGAATAAACTTATGAAAACGAAGTGAGACAGGTTATTTGAAATGGAGAACATATGAAATCATCCTGGATGAAGCAactaattatgatttttttttgtcaatcgcTAATAGGATGAGACCGTTTGATATTCTGAATAGGatcatcaaaaatcaaatttatggatattaattgaaaaagatacaagatcaaaataaaaaaaataaaaattcgtTTTGATATAAAAAGAGAAAGATAAATGTTCGATGTTCGATTACGCATTTCTGAATTAATCTTCATCAGAAACTCATATCAGCCAAAAGAAAATTGGAGAAACCAACGTTTGATTAAATACATGgaatatatgacaaaaaggaGATTGCCCATAAAAGGTTATCAGATGTAAACCTTTTACTCAAGCGCTTGTAACCTTCAGTGTTTGTACGATTTTTGAAACAACATtgcttgtttgttttatttcataaaatcatCCAGTAAACTTTAAGGATAACTTAATGATTTAGTTAACCTATTCGTATTTTCATATTACTTTGACATAACAAGATTAGAATGTTTAGCACTATGTATGCATCAACTGTAAGAATtttttagaaatgtaaaaaaGTGTTACCTGATAAGTAATATAAATCCTGGTATGCTACTGCAAGACAGAACCAGTCTAAACAGCAAAGAT from Mytilus galloprovincialis chromosome 5, xbMytGall1.hap1.1, whole genome shotgun sequence includes these protein-coding regions:
- the LOC143075369 gene encoding solute carrier organic anion transporter family member 1A4-like isoform X1, with the protein product MDQCRCGNNYHPVCAETLNTNYFSPCHAGCTENFQQSYGSCSCLSSHGNMVSSNDLTVKPGLCSPDCQFLIPYTVVSLLFRLVLSCSSIPGFILLIRSVSASDKGVAVGFTSFVFTLLGWFPGPVLYGKIIDQACLLWSSECNNKGACALYDNYKFRMFIYGTSAALNVGVFGLKVVQFFLARKKTDWSIEAEKTEKEKIEEESLLTKTIPLENKSIRKEESEDTPI
- the LOC143075369 gene encoding solute carrier organic anion transporter family member 1A1-like isoform X2 — its product is MPCWMYRKFSTVKPGLCSPDCQFLIPYTVVSLLFRLVLSCSSIPGFILLIRSVSASDKGVAVGFTSFVFTLLGWFPGPVLYGKIIDQACLLWSSECNNKGACALYDNYKFRMFIYGTSAALNVGVFGLKVVQFFLARKKTDWSIEAEKTEKEKIEEESLLTKTIPLENKSIRKEESEDTPI